A DNA window from Bdellovibrio sp. BCCA contains the following coding sequences:
- a CDS encoding Ppx/GppA phosphatase family protein: protein MSRRVSAIDIGSNAIRMMIADVSDQSPTIQLIKRFRAAVRLGHDVFTEGIITPASMEIAKATFHHYSQTNRELQVVSCRAVATSACREAKNRQQFVDEIYKSSGIKIEVIDGTEEGRLIHLAVRKELDLDNKKTMLIDIGGGSVEVTFSKGDKMIATKSFPMGTVRVLENLSKRHLNESHLNIIMGEFLGDLGEHLYKNCEHEQVDFAIGTGGNLECLGKLKVQLLNKTPHTFLTLAELDTIIEKLRSLKVKERIEKLALRPDRADVIVPAAMLVQTIMRQAETHKILIPSVGLRDGLVWSMTSS, encoded by the coding sequence GTGTCACGTCGTGTTTCAGCTATTGATATCGGGTCCAACGCCATCCGCATGATGATCGCCGACGTTTCCGATCAATCCCCGACGATACAGCTTATCAAACGCTTCCGCGCCGCCGTTCGTTTAGGTCACGATGTTTTTACCGAAGGCATTATCACTCCGGCATCTATGGAAATCGCCAAGGCTACGTTTCATCATTACTCGCAAACCAACCGGGAACTGCAAGTGGTCAGCTGCCGAGCCGTCGCAACCAGTGCTTGTCGAGAGGCGAAGAACCGTCAGCAATTCGTGGATGAAATTTATAAAAGCTCCGGAATCAAAATCGAAGTCATTGATGGCACCGAAGAGGGCCGACTGATCCACTTGGCTGTCCGTAAGGAACTGGACCTCGATAATAAAAAGACCATGCTGATCGATATCGGCGGAGGCAGTGTCGAGGTGACCTTCTCTAAAGGCGATAAGATGATCGCGACCAAGTCTTTTCCGATGGGCACCGTGCGCGTGCTTGAAAACTTAAGCAAACGTCATCTCAATGAAAGCCATCTCAATATCATCATGGGTGAATTCTTAGGCGATCTCGGTGAGCATCTTTATAAAAACTGCGAACATGAGCAAGTCGACTTTGCGATCGGCACCGGTGGAAATCTAGAGTGCCTCGGAAAACTTAAAGTGCAGTTACTAAATAAAACTCCCCACACATTTTTAACTTTGGCAGAGCTTGATACCATTATTGAAAAACTACGCTCTTTAAAAGTGAAAGAACGCATTGAAAAACTCGCTCTGCGCCCCGATCGCGCCGACGTGATCGTGCCCGCGGCGATGCTAGTGCAGACTATTATGAGACAAGCTGAAACTCATAAGATTCTTATCCCCAGTGTCGGTCTTCGCGATGGACTCGTTTGGTCCATGACATCTTCTTGA
- the phoU gene encoding phosphate signaling complex protein PhoU → MERAIDTQIEDLKKMILLMGGHVEKSLAQATAALLSRDLGMFEQVHATEKLVNEDHIKVDNACMNILAKQGPVAKDLRLVLSIVKINNDLERMGDQAVNISHTGKDYLGRKPMQAQLSDIQKMSEIAGRMVKGSLDCFVRGDVEQAKKILLMDDEMDALKNKVFKDSTAHMKSHSEDVEAGLDLILIARNLERMGDHATNIAEDVIFAFTGKDVRHGGKFG, encoded by the coding sequence ATGGAAAGAGCGATTGATACTCAAATTGAAGACCTAAAGAAAATGATTCTTCTTATGGGTGGTCACGTTGAGAAATCTTTAGCGCAAGCAACGGCGGCATTGTTGTCCCGTGATCTAGGCATGTTCGAACAAGTGCATGCAACTGAAAAACTGGTGAATGAAGATCACATCAAAGTAGACAACGCTTGTATGAATATTCTTGCAAAGCAAGGACCGGTTGCCAAAGACCTTCGCTTGGTTCTTTCAATTGTGAAGATCAATAACGATCTTGAGAGAATGGGCGATCAGGCCGTGAATATTTCTCACACTGGAAAAGACTATTTGGGACGTAAACCCATGCAAGCGCAACTCAGCGACATTCAAAAAATGTCCGAGATCGCAGGCCGTATGGTGAAAGGGTCCTTGGATTGTTTTGTTCGTGGCGACGTGGAGCAGGCAAAGAAGATCCTTTTGATGGATGACGAGATGGATGCTTTGAAAAACAAAGTTTTCAAAGATTCAACGGCGCATATGAAATCCCACTCTGAAGATGTTGAGGCGGGACTGGATTTGATTTTGATTGCAAGAAATCTGGAGCGTATGGGCGATCATGCGACCAATATCGCTGAAGATGTGATTTTTGCATTTACTGGAAAAGATGTCCGACATGGGGGCAAGTTTGGCTGA
- a CDS encoding response regulator transcription factor — protein MADNSIHVLVVEDEQEIRELMALHLLRQGYKVIECSSAEEAVNELNRNNYQVFVLDWMLPGMSGVDIVEKIKAKNPQASVLMVTAKAEPQDIVQGLEKGADDYVTKPFNPTVFIARVKALLRRHQVVTQAAPVDDGEVQVAGLRINFKSYEISYQGEPLHLTPSEFKLLGALVQNQGCVLTREQLIENIQGEGINVVGRTIDTHVFGLRKKLGEWGDRIETIRGVGYRVKVDIA, from the coding sequence TTGGCTGACAATTCGATTCATGTGCTAGTGGTGGAAGATGAACAAGAAATTCGTGAACTCATGGCCCTGCATCTTTTGCGACAGGGCTACAAAGTCATCGAGTGTTCTTCCGCCGAAGAAGCCGTGAATGAATTGAACCGCAACAACTACCAAGTTTTTGTTTTGGATTGGATGCTGCCGGGAATGAGTGGCGTCGATATCGTTGAAAAAATCAAAGCTAAAAATCCTCAAGCATCGGTTTTGATGGTGACAGCGAAAGCGGAACCTCAAGACATCGTTCAAGGTCTTGAAAAAGGTGCCGATGACTATGTGACAAAGCCATTTAATCCCACCGTTTTTATTGCCCGCGTGAAAGCACTTTTGCGTCGTCACCAGGTCGTGACTCAGGCAGCTCCCGTTGATGACGGCGAGGTCCAGGTGGCGGGTCTTCGTATTAATTTTAAATCTTATGAGATTTCTTATCAGGGAGAACCTCTTCACCTGACTCCTTCCGAGTTTAAGCTCTTAGGGGCTTTGGTTCAGAATCAGGGCTGTGTCCTGACTCGCGAGCAATTGATCGAAAACATCCAAGGTGAAGGGATCAACGTCGTTGGACGCACCATCGACACCCACGTTTTCGGATTACGCAAGAAGTTAGGAGAGTGGGGAGATCGCATTGAGACTATCCGTGGAGTGGGATATCGGGTTAAAGTAGATATCGCATGA
- a CDS encoding sensor histidine kinase — protein sequence MKRFVRFPWRVYWRFFFYQLIAFNVLFVAIISVLDVRYRMAPFVYNEALLNFFLFSVIVVAVTSYRFARPIHRVILKALRISSKRTYGNLIDPNQEEDLLDDELDDISELDVALNHIHRKMKKRKAQYLQAVEESQAFMSAVAEGLVSVSLDEKILYFNSQFAAQFLSPDQMNTPVLRLKDAIRTPDVLEGFTNSIKAGKVQRFTVKLNTLVDNTPRYFAVSVNPIRNAKTKEIYGVVGIFHDITELKKVEQIRIDFVGNASHELRTPLTSIKGYIDTLKEDVKTGQIQQAGKFLDIVSRNIDRLMDLVNDLLSLSTLESHAELKLELIHPLQISEHIVAELAVLAAEKNISIRVIGEVPPFMADAHKVEQVLRNLVSNAIKFIPNGKSVQIRWEGDNKDAVILRVIDDGPGIPEEHLDRLFERFYRIDKGRTRDAGGTGLGLAIVKHIMQSHGGTVAVKSAPGQGCEFICTFPIK from the coding sequence ATGAAGCGATTTGTACGATTCCCCTGGCGAGTATATTGGAGATTCTTTTTCTATCAATTGATAGCGTTCAACGTTTTGTTTGTCGCTATCATCTCTGTTTTAGATGTGCGCTATCGAATGGCGCCATTTGTTTATAACGAAGCCCTTTTAAATTTTTTCCTGTTCAGTGTGATTGTTGTCGCAGTGACTTCGTATCGTTTTGCGCGCCCGATTCACCGTGTGATCTTAAAAGCTTTGCGTATTTCTAGCAAACGCACTTACGGAAACCTTATTGATCCAAACCAGGAAGAAGACCTTTTGGATGACGAGCTCGATGATATTTCTGAATTGGACGTGGCTTTAAATCACATTCACAGAAAAATGAAAAAACGCAAGGCTCAGTACCTGCAAGCGGTTGAAGAATCGCAAGCGTTTATGAGTGCGGTGGCTGAAGGCCTTGTGAGTGTGAGCCTTGATGAGAAGATTCTTTATTTCAACTCTCAGTTTGCGGCCCAATTTTTGTCTCCGGATCAAATGAATACTCCGGTTTTGCGTTTGAAAGATGCGATTCGTACACCCGACGTTCTTGAAGGATTTACGAATTCAATCAAGGCCGGAAAAGTTCAGCGCTTCACTGTGAAGCTAAACACCTTGGTCGACAATACGCCAAGATATTTTGCGGTTTCTGTGAATCCGATTCGCAATGCCAAGACGAAAGAGATTTATGGTGTTGTAGGAATTTTCCATGACATCACGGAACTTAAAAAGGTTGAGCAAATCCGTATTGATTTCGTTGGAAATGCATCACACGAATTGCGCACACCACTGACTTCGATCAAGGGTTATATTGATACTTTGAAAGAAGATGTGAAGACGGGACAAATCCAACAGGCTGGAAAGTTTTTGGATATTGTCTCTCGCAATATCGATCGTTTGATGGATCTAGTGAATGATTTGTTAAGTCTTAGCACTTTGGAATCGCACGCGGAGTTAAAATTAGAATTGATTCATCCTTTGCAGATTTCTGAACATATCGTTGCGGAACTGGCTGTTCTTGCGGCTGAAAAAAACATTTCAATCCGCGTGATCGGGGAAGTTCCTCCGTTTATGGCGGATGCTCACAAGGTCGAGCAAGTTTTAAGAAATCTTGTCTCTAATGCGATCAAATTTATTCCGAACGGAAAGTCTGTTCAGATTCGTTGGGAAGGCGACAACAAGGACGCCGTGATTTTGCGTGTGATCGACGACGGTCCGGGAATTCCTGAAGAACACTTGGATCGTCTGTTTGAGCGTTTCTATCGGATCGACAAAGGCCGTACCCGCGATGCGGGCGGCACAGGCTTGGGACTAGCGATTGTGAAGCACATCATGCAAAGCCACGGTGGCACTGTGGCGGTAAAGAGTGCGCCAGGCCAAGGCTGCGAGTTTATTTGTACCTTTCCGATAAAATAG
- a CDS encoding RsmB/NOP family class I SAM-dependent RNA methyltransferase — protein MISESHPFYKHFEKVYGARWPGLYAALVQSEQQVARQNKLSPVENLSAKKWSSFPQKPELPGCFWIPSGEHSQPERNADELLDIYIMDPASVMVARALDVQSGDRVLDMCAAPGGKSLVMIESLAEDGEIFCNDLSPERRERLKKVIQQYVPRSVRDRVWVTGKDGVQFGLKEPDSFDRILLDAPCSGERHILENKAAQDEWSPRRTEHLASRQYSLLAAAFLAVKSGGRIVYSTCSISPAENDEVVRKLLKKKKDAVRLVEAPLGVGGERTECGVIYLPDHAGFGPLYFSIIEKT, from the coding sequence ATGATTTCTGAATCTCATCCATTTTATAAGCATTTTGAAAAAGTTTATGGGGCTCGTTGGCCGGGCCTTTATGCGGCGTTGGTGCAATCCGAGCAGCAAGTGGCTCGCCAAAATAAATTGAGTCCTGTCGAAAATCTCTCTGCAAAAAAATGGAGTTCATTTCCACAAAAACCCGAGCTGCCAGGATGTTTTTGGATTCCTTCAGGCGAACACAGTCAACCGGAGCGCAATGCCGATGAACTTTTAGATATTTACATCATGGACCCAGCAAGCGTGATGGTCGCGCGCGCTCTTGATGTTCAATCCGGAGATCGTGTTTTAGATATGTGCGCAGCTCCCGGTGGGAAAAGTCTTGTTATGATTGAATCTTTAGCTGAAGACGGCGAGATTTTTTGCAATGACCTTTCGCCAGAGCGCCGCGAACGCCTTAAAAAAGTGATTCAACAGTACGTTCCTCGTTCAGTGCGTGATCGCGTGTGGGTGACAGGTAAAGACGGCGTGCAATTTGGTTTGAAAGAGCCCGACAGTTTTGATCGTATTTTATTGGATGCTCCTTGTTCAGGGGAAAGACATATCCTTGAAAACAAAGCCGCTCAAGACGAGTGGAGCCCGCGTCGAACGGAGCACTTGGCCTCTCGTCAGTATTCGTTGTTGGCAGCAGCATTTTTAGCTGTGAAATCCGGTGGAAGGATTGTTTATTCGACGTGCTCGATCAGTCCTGCTGAAAACGATGAAGTCGTTCGTAAATTATTGAAAAAGAAAAAGGACGCCGTTCGTTTGGTTGAAGCTCCGTTGGGTGTCGGCGGGGAGCGCACGGAATGTGGCGTGATCTATCTGCCTGACCACGCCGGATTTGGGCCGTTGTATTTTTCTATCATCGAAAAGACCTAA
- a CDS encoding DNA-dependent DNA polymerase: MKEKTPDFIRKVVHLYTLQLMRTGSIPLEFMDDVLTDIETEAVEIYRKKTYGFLTLEEYRRHKFRQKDDN, translated from the coding sequence ATGAAGGAAAAGACCCCGGATTTCATCCGCAAGGTTGTTCACCTTTACACTCTTCAGTTGATGAGAACCGGAAGCATTCCCTTAGAGTTTATGGATGATGTTTTAACTGATATTGAAACAGAAGCCGTAGAAATCTATCGCAAAAAAACTTACGGCTTCCTGACTTTGGAAGAATACCGTCGCCATAAGTTCCGTCAAAAAGACGACAACTAA
- a CDS encoding DUF814 domain-containing protein, with protein MKALTQQELQQFVSYFAPILDGAQLQDVLVNDRGLALGFRKDIHYWMILDLVPNNPLMLIFEEECPFKKGPKTKPVSLFMNSHARNLYLTSMTVVEEFGRVVRLILKNSQMECEIEIRLIPKQCNVIVKAHGKQVAWDRPLELTAAPVVENPPAPRTLEEIHEEWLAEQSSAKKPSLDPVAQWEKQKKKDLEKKNKALSEIQKQIESDKHDLWYEAGQFLKTHGTLEVPEHLRPCINFQESLSWNIENSFSKAKQLVGKKEGARERLIELQEEIARLEKSRYQEKPKKTALVDLMQKAEARGRKLHLESGALAYCGKSAADNLALLRQAKAWDYWLHLRDYPGAHAIIHRQRDQLISPTEIQEVAEWVAKESLSSKSLMVGQKVAVVIVECRFVRPIKGDKLGRVTYHSEKTLSFTLRHS; from the coding sequence ATGAAAGCCCTGACTCAGCAAGAACTTCAGCAATTTGTGTCTTATTTCGCACCAATCCTTGATGGAGCACAGTTGCAAGACGTCTTGGTTAATGACCGAGGTCTGGCCTTGGGATTTCGCAAAGACATTCACTATTGGATGATCCTGGACCTTGTGCCGAACAATCCGTTGATGCTGATTTTTGAAGAAGAATGTCCTTTTAAAAAAGGCCCGAAGACAAAACCCGTGAGCCTCTTTATGAACTCTCACGCAAGAAACCTTTATTTGACGTCAATGACGGTTGTGGAAGAGTTCGGTCGGGTTGTTCGTTTGATTTTAAAGAACTCGCAGATGGAGTGTGAAATCGAAATCCGTCTGATTCCCAAGCAATGCAATGTCATTGTTAAAGCTCACGGAAAACAAGTGGCTTGGGATCGTCCGTTGGAGTTAACGGCGGCACCCGTTGTGGAAAATCCTCCAGCTCCGAGAACTTTAGAAGAGATTCATGAGGAGTGGTTAGCTGAGCAGTCTTCGGCAAAAAAGCCATCGTTAGATCCGGTCGCGCAATGGGAAAAGCAGAAGAAAAAAGATCTCGAAAAAAAGAATAAAGCCCTTTCGGAAATTCAGAAACAGATCGAAAGTGATAAGCACGATTTGTGGTATGAGGCGGGGCAGTTTTTAAAGACGCATGGAACACTGGAAGTGCCCGAGCATTTGCGCCCTTGTATCAACTTTCAAGAATCTTTGAGTTGGAATATTGAAAACAGCTTTAGCAAAGCCAAGCAGCTTGTTGGAAAAAAAGAGGGTGCCAGAGAGCGTTTGATCGAATTGCAGGAAGAAATCGCTCGCCTTGAAAAATCCCGATATCAGGAAAAACCCAAAAAAACAGCTCTTGTTGATCTGATGCAAAAAGCGGAAGCGCGGGGCAGGAAACTGCACTTGGAATCCGGAGCATTGGCTTATTGTGGGAAGTCGGCTGCGGACAATCTCGCTCTTCTTCGTCAAGCGAAAGCTTGGGATTATTGGCTGCATTTACGGGACTATCCTGGGGCTCATGCGATCATTCATCGTCAAAGGGATCAGCTCATTTCCCCAACGGAAATTCAGGAAGTCGCCGAGTGGGTGGCTAAAGAGTCTTTGTCTTCAAAATCATTGATGGTCGGGCAGAAAGTCGCGGTTGTTATCGTCGAGTGTCGATTCGTTCGGCCCATCAAAGGTGATAAGCTGGGCCGTGTAACCTATCATTCAGAAAAGACTTTGAGTTTTACCTTGCGTCATTCTTAA
- a CDS encoding ABC transporter ATP-binding protein, protein MIEVRDLTKDYGQRRAIDKLNFSISKGDVVGFLGPNGAGKSTTMKIITGFMAPSHGSASVAGFDVFENPLEVKKRIGYLPETPPVYGDMYVRDYLRYVAALKQVPQDKIEKSVDMAIEKTNLGEVQKRLIQHLSKGFKQRVGIAQAIVSDPEVLILDEPTVGLDPKQVAEIRDLIKTLKGQHTIILSTHILPEVEATCEKVIIINKGQIVAEDSISNLSTMEKGQRRLHVRLRKDVQDMKTVLSPIQEVTAVSFGASHKEWSIDLSGGEEVVENISSLLVNKGLGLVELTPAKRDLEDVFLKLTYGQAQKGGEA, encoded by the coding sequence ATGATTGAAGTCAGAGATCTCACCAAAGATTATGGACAAAGACGTGCCATTGATAAACTCAATTTCTCAATTTCTAAAGGCGATGTTGTCGGTTTTCTTGGTCCCAACGGAGCGGGAAAATCAACGACGATGAAAATCATCACAGGCTTCATGGCGCCAAGCCACGGTTCGGCGTCGGTTGCAGGCTTTGATGTTTTTGAAAATCCTTTGGAAGTAAAAAAGCGCATTGGTTATTTGCCAGAAACACCTCCGGTTTATGGCGATATGTATGTGCGCGATTATCTGCGCTATGTGGCGGCCTTAAAACAAGTCCCTCAAGACAAGATTGAAAAATCTGTCGATATGGCGATTGAAAAAACAAACTTAGGTGAAGTGCAAAAGCGTTTGATCCAACATCTCTCAAAAGGATTCAAACAGCGCGTGGGAATCGCGCAAGCGATCGTCTCAGATCCTGAAGTTTTGATTTTGGACGAGCCCACCGTGGGTCTTGACCCAAAACAAGTGGCAGAGATCCGTGATCTTATTAAAACTTTGAAAGGCCAACATACGATCATCCTTTCCACGCACATCTTGCCTGAGGTGGAAGCGACTTGTGAAAAAGTCATTATCATCAACAAGGGCCAAATCGTGGCGGAAGACAGCATCAGCAATCTTTCGACAATGGAAAAAGGCCAGCGTCGCTTGCACGTTCGTTTGCGTAAGGATGTGCAGGATATGAAAACTGTTTTAAGTCCTATCCAAGAAGTCACAGCGGTGAGCTTCGGTGCCTCTCACAAAGAGTGGAGCATTGACCTTTCCGGCGGGGAAGAGGTGGTTGAAAATATCTCTTCATTGCTAGTGAACAAAGGCTTGGGCTTGGTGGAACTGACGCCAGCTAAACGCGATCTTGAAGATGTCTTCTTAAAACTCACATATGGACAAGCACAAAAAGGAGGTGAAGCATGA
- a CDS encoding ABC transporter permease translates to MSGTLVIFKKELKGFYLNPTFWVICFLVSVIFSWVYPIQLNLFSQLLMNYVMQQGVPSNQLNIHYGVFLRQLSYLNLLLIFVVPALTMKLFAEEKKLRTFDLLLTSPVTSLQIVLGKYFAALGAVLGIVVLALLYPLATSTIATVNWAPLFIAFFGIFLVGGVYTAMNLFASSLTENSIAAYIISVMFNLSIWFIGIGAEVVDGEKARKIFEHVSLSSHLSTLVEGTLRTNGLIFFFSVIVLFCFLCERVVESSRWR, encoded by the coding sequence ATGAGCGGCACTCTCGTCATCTTTAAAAAAGAACTGAAAGGTTTTTATTTAAACCCGACTTTCTGGGTGATCTGTTTTTTAGTGAGCGTGATCTTTAGCTGGGTGTATCCGATTCAGTTAAACCTGTTCTCGCAGCTTTTAATGAACTACGTCATGCAACAAGGCGTTCCTTCAAATCAATTGAATATCCACTATGGGGTTTTCTTAAGACAGCTTTCGTATTTGAATCTTCTTTTGATCTTCGTGGTTCCCGCTTTGACGATGAAACTTTTTGCGGAAGAAAAGAAACTGCGCACGTTTGATCTTCTTTTGACGTCGCCGGTGACTTCTTTGCAAATCGTTCTAGGAAAATACTTTGCAGCTTTAGGCGCTGTTCTGGGCATTGTAGTGTTGGCACTTCTTTATCCGCTAGCGACTTCAACAATTGCCACAGTCAATTGGGCTCCGCTCTTTATCGCCTTCTTTGGAATCTTTTTGGTGGGCGGTGTTTACACAGCGATGAATCTTTTTGCCTCATCGCTCACAGAAAACAGCATCGCCGCTTATATTATTTCTGTGATGTTCAATCTTTCGATCTGGTTTATCGGCATTGGCGCTGAAGTCGTCGATGGTGAAAAAGCCCGTAAGATTTTTGAGCACGTGTCTTTAAGCTCGCATCTTTCAACATTGGTGGAAGGAACTTTACGCACGAATGGATTGATTTTCTTTTTCAGTGTGATTGTTTTGTTCTGCTTCCTTTGTGAACGTGTTGTTGAATCATCCCGTTGGAGATAA
- a CDS encoding GldG family protein, with protein MSKLGKISFLFAGISLVSMSITRYLLGEWVPFCWVALALAVFFLGLGLAKDRAFFKEFFTMKTTKEGMSMGVLILLMLAVLIIVNYLGVKHYKTWDFSTAQSNTLSDQSVKLVKGLDSDLKVLFFYKKGVEGNEENRRLFRELIKKYQDQSPKVQLDFVEVNERPDLAKEYGVDKGSGVVFLDYKGRRNRIERIDEQEFTSALVKVTREQTKTIYFTVGHGEKDLKDNREGLGLGSLKLMLENNRYTVKELPLIQNAKIPEDADVIIVAGPVQGFQDFEIAALENYLKNGGSLFLAVESQNTAGLEKLVSKLGVQFENNYVLNVVDTVMGRGINQGPTMGAVFSESNKITKAFGRSEVTLFRFPQGLKKANVPQGIVVDEIVKTTPNAVASNSLQIRGEGVEATYTLVDEVTGRWPGSDEKAKPFSVIIAGDVDFMTNQMLYQNLNRDLVLNSVAALAKEESLISITPKEPQATKMLMTETKFAVFLFAFIIPLPILLLGTSIGLWLRRRNA; from the coding sequence ATGAGTAAGTTAGGTAAAATTTCATTTCTCTTTGCCGGTATTTCACTTGTGTCTATGTCCATCACCCGCTACCTCTTAGGTGAGTGGGTGCCTTTTTGTTGGGTGGCTTTGGCACTGGCGGTGTTTTTCTTAGGACTAGGTCTTGCAAAAGACCGCGCTTTCTTTAAAGAATTCTTCACGATGAAGACAACCAAAGAAGGCATGAGCATGGGCGTTTTAATTCTGCTGATGCTCGCGGTTTTAATCATCGTGAATTATTTGGGAGTGAAGCACTATAAAACGTGGGACTTCTCGACAGCTCAGTCAAACACCTTGTCGGATCAATCCGTGAAGCTTGTAAAAGGTTTGGATTCGGATCTCAAAGTTCTTTTCTTCTATAAAAAAGGTGTGGAAGGAAATGAAGAGAATCGTCGCCTTTTCCGAGAGCTGATTAAAAAATACCAAGATCAAAGCCCGAAAGTGCAATTGGACTTTGTTGAAGTCAACGAACGTCCGGATCTAGCCAAAGAATATGGTGTGGATAAAGGCAGCGGTGTCGTGTTCTTGGATTACAAAGGCCGTCGCAACCGCATTGAAAGAATTGATGAGCAGGAGTTCACAAGCGCTCTGGTTAAAGTCACTCGTGAACAAACGAAAACGATTTATTTCACAGTCGGTCATGGCGAAAAAGATCTTAAGGACAACCGTGAAGGTTTGGGACTGGGTTCTTTAAAGCTGATGCTAGAGAACAACCGTTATACGGTGAAGGAACTGCCCCTTATTCAAAACGCGAAGATTCCTGAAGACGCCGATGTCATTATCGTGGCGGGTCCGGTTCAAGGATTCCAAGATTTTGAAATCGCAGCTTTAGAAAATTATTTGAAAAATGGCGGAAGTCTTTTCTTGGCGGTGGAATCGCAAAACACGGCGGGCCTTGAAAAGTTGGTTAGTAAGCTTGGTGTTCAGTTTGAAAACAATTACGTTTTGAATGTCGTCGATACTGTGATGGGCCGTGGCATCAACCAAGGTCCGACAATGGGTGCAGTGTTCTCGGAATCTAACAAGATCACAAAAGCTTTTGGTCGCAGCGAGGTAACGTTGTTCCGCTTCCCGCAAGGACTTAAAAAAGCCAATGTGCCTCAAGGGATCGTAGTGGATGAGATCGTTAAAACAACACCAAATGCGGTTGCCAGCAACAGCTTGCAAATCCGCGGTGAAGGCGTTGAAGCGACTTACACTTTGGTGGATGAAGTGACGGGACGCTGGCCGGGCAGTGATGAAAAAGCCAAACCTTTTTCTGTAATCATTGCCGGTGACGTTGATTTTATGACAAATCAAATGCTTTACCAAAATCTCAACAGGGATTTGGTTCTCAACTCTGTGGCGGCACTGGCAAAAGAGGAAAGCTTGATCAGCATTACTCCGAAAGAGCCCCAAGCGACGAAAATGCTTATGACGGAAACCAAGTTTGCGGTTTTCTTGTTTGCTTTCATCATTCCTCTTCCTATTCTGCTTTTAGGAACTAGCATTGGTCTTTGGTTAAGAAGGAGAAATGCCTAA
- a CDS encoding DUF4340 domain-containing protein, translating into MKLKGRTILVLCLLLFGGYALYDFQQDKKKEEINMEEVRLLTVNFEQINFVEVQKDDSKIILERSVDGWNLTSPIKDLADNSAVDDFIKNTVPERVIEVAKEGEGIDWALYGLDKPLGTITFKTTAGTQNVFEISTKRNFEENVFARRDKENKVLVINSVWQTRANKTVLDFRDRRFLRNKIASVDEIKLKNEKGLLELKRVDGQWIVPAKKDLKLDQNKVRELLTTIADARASEIREGNTKATGLKNLFTLDLVLADKKWTAEVGQAKDLMIFANVSEPNFQLRMEAGALDKLIKMTVEDLKEQPPKKEEDKSKSEDKQALMASPINQKDKK; encoded by the coding sequence ATGAAACTCAAAGGACGGACGATTCTTGTCTTGTGCTTGCTTCTTTTTGGCGGTTACGCCCTTTATGACTTTCAACAGGATAAGAAAAAAGAAGAAATCAACATGGAAGAAGTTCGTCTTTTGACGGTGAACTTTGAACAGATCAATTTCGTGGAAGTGCAAAAGGACGACAGCAAAATTATCCTTGAGCGCTCCGTGGATGGTTGGAATTTGACGTCACCGATCAAAGATTTGGCGGACAATTCAGCGGTGGATGATTTTATCAAAAACACCGTTCCTGAAAGAGTGATCGAAGTCGCGAAAGAAGGGGAAGGCATTGATTGGGCTCTGTATGGTCTTGATAAACCTCTTGGCACCATCACTTTCAAAACAACGGCAGGCACTCAAAATGTTTTTGAGATATCTACAAAACGCAACTTCGAAGAAAACGTTTTTGCCAGAAGAGATAAAGAAAACAAAGTTCTTGTGATCAACTCCGTATGGCAGACACGAGCGAATAAAACGGTTTTGGATTTTAGAGACCGCCGTTTCTTGCGCAATAAAATTGCAAGTGTCGATGAAATCAAACTAAAAAACGAAAAAGGTTTATTAGAACTTAAGCGTGTTGATGGTCAGTGGATCGTTCCTGCAAAGAAAGATTTAAAATTAGACCAAAACAAAGTGCGCGAGCTTTTAACGACTATCGCCGATGCAAGGGCTTCTGAAATTCGTGAGGGCAACACCAAGGCGACAGGGCTTAAAAATCTTTTCACTTTAGACTTAGTTTTGGCCGACAAAAAGTGGACGGCCGAAGTGGGGCAAGCAAAAGATTTGATGATCTTCGCCAATGTCTCTGAACCTAATTTCCAACTGAGAATGGAAGCGGGTGCTTTAGATAAATTGATCAAAATGACGGTGGAAGATTTAAAAGAACAGCCACCGAAAAAAGAAGAAGATAAAAGTAAATCCGAAGACAAGCAGGCTTTGATGGCCAGCCCGATAAATCAGAAAGATAAAAAATAA